The genomic DNA GTTTTTCCATCGCCAAAACTCCATGAATAACTTATATTTTCTGAAGTGAAAGCTGGCGTAAAGTTTACTGTAAGCGGAACACAACCTTCAATAACATTCGATTTGAATAATTCTCCTGAAGGTAAAGTAATATTATTTTTTGTTTCATCAACTTTACTTTCTTTATTTGATGTGAAATCCTTTTCCGTGTTAACAGTTTTTATTTGTTGAGGATAAAATGGTGTATTAGTATTATTATTTTCTGAATTAATATTATTGGATGATGTTTCTTTGTTAGCTGAAGAATTATTTTTATCTAAAGAAGAAATAGTATTTCCAAAATTTTCAGATGTACTTTTATTGGGTACCGAAACAATGTTTGATTTCTCTTCGGGATTATTTTTGTTAATGTTTTGAGTGCTTTCCTGGTTAAATTTTTTTACGTGAATATTTTTTGAATTTTCAGTATTTGATACTAAAGTGAAATATAATATTGTTGCAATGGGGACTATAAATGAAGTTCCAATAATGATATTTTTAAAGATATTATTTTGTAAAAATGAATACCATTTTCTGCCGGGGAGGTCTTTCTCGAAATTATACCAATCGCTGTTACTGTAGGAATACTCGAAGCTGTCAAGTCTTTCCTTCAGCATTTTTTCGAAACCAGTATATTTATTGTTCATGTCCATTTGTGTGTTCTTCAAAAAGTTTAATAAGGTTTTTGCGTGCTTTGGCAAAATTCGATTTTGATGTACCTATGTTAATGTTGAGCTGTTCTGCAATTTCTTTATGTGTCATTTCTTCAAAAACAAAAAGGTTAAAAACGGTTCTGTACATAGGGCTGAGCTTTTGAATGAGTTGCATTATTGTGTCCACTTTAATTTTTGTGAACTGTTCAAAATCAGCATTCGATTGATAGTCTTCAATCATTGTATCATAATTACGATTTTCGTCAAGCTCGACAAAAAAATTTTTCTTTTTTCTGATAGTGTCAATAGCCGTATTCGTAACTATGCGTTTAACCCAACCTTCAAGCGAACCTTTAAATTCGAATTCTTTCAGATTTGCAAAGACCTTTATAAAACCATCATGAAGTATATCTTTTGCTTCTTCTCTGTTGTCAGCATACCTCATACATATTGCTAACATTTTTCCGTAAAAGGTCTGATAGAATTTTTGCTGGCAGTTTTTGTTCCCCTGAATGCATCCATTTACTAGTGAACGTATTTTGCCGTTATCAGACAAATCTATCATGATACTTTACTTTTAGACGTGAATAGGTTGTTTTGGTTGCCTAAGATATAAATAAAATTTGTTTTATAGATAGAAGATTTATTTGCTATTATAAATTGCATATTTCAATGGCTTGATTTTGGTTATAAATTTTTATTAATAAGAACAATATAAAATATAAAATCAAACATTAGCGAAAAGCATATGGGTTATGGAATAAGCGATATTTTTCCTATGTATTCATGTTTTGGACCATCAATTTCTTTAAGCTGAATTAGGTAAATATAAACTCCCATGACAACATCGAGATAATTTCCTGCATTATTAAATGTTCCATTCCAGCCTTCACTTTGGTTAGCAATCACATCCCAATTAGTTGTATTGAACATAACTTTTCCCCATCTGTCGAAAATAGTAAGTTCAAAATTATTCGGGTCTACATTGGTCCCTTCTGCTGACCATGTGTCATTAAGTCCATCATCATTAGGGGTAAAGCAGTTGGGCGTGTATATAGTGTATGTTTCTGTAACTCTAACAGTATTTTGTATGGTATCAAAGCAGCCATTATCGTCAATAACAACCAGGGTAACAGTAAATGTTCCAATATTATCATACTGATGTTGAATTTTATTAAAGCTGCTTGCAGTGTCTCCATCTCCAAAAGTCCAATACCAGTTTTCAACATTCCCGCTTGAATTATCACTAAACAGGACTGGTCCATCCATAAGTGTTAATACTTGTGGGTGTATTGAAAAATCAGCTATAGGTCCAGGTATATTGATTATTCTTGTTGTAGCTGAGGCAGTACATCCATTGGAATCGGAAACAATCACATCATAAGTTCCTGCCGGCAGATCGGTTACATTTGCAGTAGTTGCATTATTGCTCCAAAGATAAGTATATGCTTCGGAGCCTCCGTTTGCAATTACAGCAATAGTTCCGTTTGTTCGGTTACATATTTCATTCGTTGATGAAGCGCTTGCTGTAGGTTTATATGAAGTGCTGATGGTGCCTATTGCAACATCAGTACATCCATTGGCATCGGTAACAGTTACAGTATATGTGCCTCCCGGAATATTTGATAATGTAGGTAATGTCCAGGGTGTAGGTGTATTCCATGAATATGCTAATGGTGCTGTTCCGCTGGTAGTAGTAACTGAAATTGCGCCGTTAGATAGTTCGCATGTTGCATTGATAATATTAGCAATAGTAGCCATGGGGGCAGGTTGGTCAATCAGGGTAACACTATTGGTTGCAGAACATCCCATCTGATCTGTTACTGTGACGGTATAGGTTCCTGCTGCCAGGTTTGAAACCGTTTGTGTAGTTTGTACAGGAGAAGTATTCCATGAGTAGGTATAACCGCCGGTTCCGCCGGTAGCATTTACTGTAACACTGCCATTATTTAGTCCGCATGTGGCAGGAGTAG from Bacteroidales bacterium includes the following:
- a CDS encoding sigma-70 family RNA polymerase sigma factor → MIDLSDNGKIRSLVNGCIQGNKNCQQKFYQTFYGKMLAICMRYADNREEAKDILHDGFIKVFANLKEFEFKGSLEGWVKRIVTNTAIDTIRKKKNFFVELDENRNYDTMIEDYQSNADFEQFTKIKVDTIMQLIQKLSPMYRTVFNLFVFEEMTHKEIAEQLNINIGTSKSNFAKARKNLIKLFEEHTNGHEQ